One genomic segment of Agromyces intestinalis includes these proteins:
- a CDS encoding MFS transporter, protein MTAAQRPLPRGVVARYAIGSIGTGGFATLPGLVLVYYLTDTLGVAALAAGAVVTAAKVWDVVIDPWIGDRSDRALARHGTRRTRMVVGAVTLPVFFALTFAVPPGIGPVASGVWVALAFLATATSFSLFQVPYIGLPAELTPGYDARTRLLTWRVVVLTIAILLFGAGGPEVREAFDDEHVGYLVMAIVAGVAIGLGMLVATTVAPRRAAAKQEADVSDVLDAPPAPDASPATPAPEVAADPGGGIRGAYRDGIAVLRRSRAFRVLLSVFVLQGLATGLMLAGAQFVATWVLHDRGAVTYLFVALIAPAVLCAPIWGVIARHIGKERGFGWASAIFAVAALALVGLAFAPGPWVYAPVALAGAAYAGMQSLPMAMLPDVISHDARVHGDERAGSFSGVWTAGETAGMALGATVLSIVLALTGYVESVAGQAVEQGPAAVLGIVLAFSVIPAALVAASLVGIRRYPLRRADIEPVSAVEGAVR, encoded by the coding sequence ATGACCGCAGCGCAGCGTCCCCTGCCGCGCGGCGTCGTCGCCCGCTACGCGATCGGATCGATCGGCACCGGCGGGTTCGCGACGCTGCCCGGACTCGTCCTCGTGTACTACCTCACGGACACACTCGGCGTGGCCGCGCTCGCGGCCGGCGCCGTCGTCACCGCGGCGAAGGTGTGGGACGTCGTGATCGATCCGTGGATCGGCGACCGCAGCGACCGCGCGCTGGCCCGGCACGGCACGAGGCGCACTCGGATGGTCGTCGGCGCGGTGACCCTGCCGGTCTTCTTCGCGCTCACCTTCGCGGTGCCGCCGGGCATCGGGCCTGTGGCATCCGGGGTCTGGGTCGCGCTCGCGTTCCTCGCGACCGCGACGTCGTTCAGCCTGTTCCAGGTGCCGTATATCGGGCTGCCTGCCGAGCTCACGCCGGGCTACGACGCGCGCACCCGGCTGCTCACCTGGCGGGTCGTGGTGCTCACCATCGCCATCCTGCTGTTCGGCGCGGGCGGCCCCGAGGTGCGTGAGGCGTTCGATGACGAGCACGTCGGGTACCTGGTCATGGCCATCGTCGCCGGCGTCGCGATCGGGCTGGGCATGCTGGTCGCCACGACGGTCGCGCCGCGCCGGGCGGCGGCGAAACAGGAAGCGGATGTCTCGGATGTCTTGGATGCCCCGCCGGCCCCGGATGCCTCGCCGGCGACGCCGGCACCCGAGGTCGCGGCCGACCCGGGAGGAGGCATCCGCGGCGCGTACCGCGACGGTATCGCGGTACTGCGACGCAGCCGCGCGTTCCGCGTGCTGCTGAGCGTGTTCGTGCTGCAGGGCCTCGCGACGGGTCTCATGCTCGCCGGAGCCCAGTTCGTCGCGACCTGGGTGCTGCACGACCGGGGCGCGGTGACGTACCTCTTCGTGGCGCTCATCGCCCCGGCAGTGCTCTGCGCGCCGATCTGGGGCGTCATCGCACGGCACATCGGCAAGGAACGCGGGTTCGGGTGGGCGAGCGCGATCTTCGCAGTCGCCGCACTCGCGCTCGTGGGCCTCGCGTTCGCGCCGGGGCCGTGGGTGTACGCGCCCGTCGCGCTCGCCGGCGCCGCCTACGCGGGCATGCAGTCACTGCCGATGGCGATGCTGCCCGACGTCATCTCGCACGACGCGCGCGTGCACGGCGACGAGCGCGCCGGCAGCTTCAGCGGGGTGTGGACGGCGGGCGAGACCGCCGGCATGGCGCTCGGCGCGACGGTGCTGTCGATCGTGCTGGCGCTCACGGGGTACGTCGAATCGGTCGCCGGTCAGGCGGTCGAGCAGGGCCCGGCCGCCGTGCTCGGCATCGTGCTCGCGTTCAGCGTCATCCCGGCGGCGCTCGTCGCGGCGAGCCTCGTCGGCATCCGTCGGTATCCGCTGAGACGAGCCGACATCGAACCGGTGTCCGCGGTGGAAGGAGCGGTGCGATGA
- a CDS encoding pyridoxal phosphate-dependent decarboxylase family protein — protein sequence MTGFRREASEILAELADLRAHDAPTHGGRVLSYVYDSGLAVLDALAADAARLVQPVNGLDPTTFTSVAAMERGVVGFAREVFHGDDEVVGSVTSGGTESCVLAVKTARDAWRAAGGQGQARLVAPVTAHAAFRKACHLLDVAYDTVPIDPATGRPSAEAIGGRLGPDVALVVVSAPSYPFATLDPIAEVAALAAARGVPVHVDACIGGFALGFAEASMPDASVPDLPAWDFAVPGVTSLSADLHKYGYAPKGVSVLLTRGHDRQRFQYFATTEWPGYPVVNPTLTGSKPAGPLAAAWAIIEALGREGFADLTARALRATAALRAAVDGIEGLQVVGDPVGPLMAVRADASVPADRRVDPHHWADAARAAGWHLQLQPALVQADGSALPRTTHLTVTPVTEGVLGELVPALVAAADAVRGVAPVDGRDVLAGLGELPRALDSAGAERLLASFGLLGGAGALPERMAPVLALVEALPAPVTERLLVELLARVVEPAA from the coding sequence ATGACCGGGTTCCGCCGCGAGGCATCCGAGATCCTGGCCGAACTCGCCGACCTGCGCGCGCATGACGCGCCCACCCACGGCGGGCGGGTGCTGTCGTACGTGTACGACTCGGGGCTCGCCGTACTCGACGCGCTCGCCGCCGACGCCGCACGGCTCGTGCAGCCGGTCAACGGGCTCGACCCGACCACGTTCACGTCGGTCGCCGCGATGGAGCGCGGGGTCGTCGGGTTCGCGCGCGAGGTGTTCCACGGCGACGACGAGGTGGTCGGATCGGTGACGTCGGGCGGCACCGAGAGCTGCGTGCTCGCGGTGAAGACCGCACGCGACGCGTGGCGGGCGGCGGGCGGGCAGGGGCAGGCGCGCCTCGTCGCGCCCGTCACCGCGCACGCCGCGTTCCGCAAGGCGTGCCACCTGCTGGATGTCGCGTACGACACCGTGCCGATCGACCCGGCGACCGGGCGGCCCTCGGCAGAGGCGATCGGCGGTCGGCTCGGCCCGGATGTCGCGCTCGTCGTCGTCAGCGCACCGTCGTACCCGTTCGCCACGCTCGACCCGATCGCCGAGGTCGCCGCCCTCGCCGCCGCGCGCGGCGTGCCCGTGCACGTGGACGCGTGCATCGGAGGGTTCGCGCTGGGGTTCGCCGAAGCATCCATGCCCGATGCCTCCGTGCCAGACCTGCCCGCGTGGGACTTCGCGGTGCCGGGCGTGACCAGCCTGTCGGCCGACCTGCACAAGTACGGCTACGCCCCGAAGGGGGTATCGGTGCTGCTCACGCGCGGGCACGACCGGCAGCGGTTCCAATACTTCGCGACGACCGAGTGGCCGGGGTATCCGGTCGTGAACCCGACGCTCACCGGTTCGAAGCCCGCCGGGCCGCTCGCCGCCGCGTGGGCGATCATCGAGGCGCTCGGGCGCGAGGGGTTCGCCGACCTCACGGCCCGCGCGCTGCGCGCAACGGCCGCGCTGCGGGCCGCGGTCGACGGCATCGAGGGGCTGCAGGTGGTCGGCGACCCGGTCGGCCCGCTGATGGCGGTGCGAGCGGATGCCTCGGTGCCCGCTGACCGCCGGGTCGACCCGCACCACTGGGCCGATGCGGCGCGTGCGGCGGGCTGGCACCTGCAGTTGCAGCCGGCGCTCGTACAGGCCGACGGGAGTGCGCTGCCGCGCACGACGCACCTCACCGTGACGCCGGTGACCGAGGGGGTGCTCGGCGAGCTCGTGCCGGCGCTCGTCGCCGCCGCAGATGCGGTGCGCGGGGTCGCGCCCGTCGACGGGCGCGACGTGCTGGCAGGGCTGGGCGAGCTGCCCCGTGCGCTCGACTCGGCCGGGGCGGAGCGACTGCTGGCGTCGTTCGGGCTGCTCGGAGGCGCCGGCGCGCTGCCCGAGCGCATGGCACCCGTGCTCGCGCTCGTCGAGGCCCTGCCCGCGCCGGTCACCGAGCGGCTGCTCGTCGAGCTGCTGGCGCGCGTCGTGGAGCCGGCGGCATAG
- a CDS encoding Mrp/NBP35 family ATP-binding protein gives MPAEGGDTTGASATGTDLERGVLAALASVIDPEIRKPITELDMVAGVEAGADGRVRVDVRLTIVGCPASDRIERDVRAAAEQVAGPGNADVVLSVMTPAQRQALTERLRGGRAARTNPFGPGTLTRVIAVTSGKGGVGKSTITANLAVALAARGLAVGVVDADVHGYSIPGLLGLVDDRGDAVKPTRVDDMILPPVAHGVKVISIGMFVEAPEGGRASSVAVAWRGPMLHRTLSQFLTDVYFGDLDVLLVDLPPGTGDIAISLGQLLPNAEVVVVTTPQPAAADVAERSGVVARQTGQQVVGVVENMAGLPAPDGSVLELFGAGGGAEVARRLSEGQDEPVPLLASVPLSVALRRGGDDGLPVVAAEPDDPAARAIEQVAAALAARPRSLQGRRLDVSVR, from the coding sequence ATGCCCGCTGAGGGCGGGGACACGACGGGCGCCTCCGCGACCGGCACCGACCTCGAGCGCGGCGTCCTCGCCGCGCTCGCCTCGGTGATCGACCCCGAGATCCGCAAGCCGATCACCGAACTCGACATGGTCGCGGGCGTCGAGGCCGGTGCAGACGGGCGGGTGCGCGTCGACGTGCGGTTGACGATCGTCGGATGCCCCGCCAGCGACCGCATCGAACGCGATGTGCGGGCGGCCGCCGAGCAGGTCGCAGGGCCGGGCAACGCCGACGTCGTGCTGTCCGTCATGACACCCGCGCAGCGGCAGGCGCTGACCGAGAGGCTGCGCGGCGGTCGGGCGGCTCGCACCAATCCGTTCGGCCCGGGCACCCTCACCCGCGTGATCGCGGTGACGAGCGGCAAGGGCGGGGTCGGCAAGTCGACGATCACAGCGAATCTCGCGGTCGCGCTCGCGGCGCGCGGGCTCGCGGTCGGGGTCGTCGACGCCGACGTGCACGGGTACTCGATTCCCGGCCTGCTCGGGCTGGTCGACGATCGCGGCGACGCGGTGAAGCCCACCCGGGTCGATGACATGATCCTGCCGCCGGTCGCGCACGGAGTGAAGGTCATCTCGATCGGCATGTTCGTCGAGGCGCCCGAGGGCGGCCGCGCGTCATCCGTCGCCGTCGCCTGGCGCGGCCCCATGCTGCACCGCACGTTGTCGCAGTTCCTCACCGACGTGTACTTCGGCGACCTCGACGTGCTGCTCGTCGACCTGCCGCCGGGCACGGGCGACATCGCGATCTCGCTCGGTCAGCTGCTGCCGAACGCCGAGGTGGTGGTCGTGACGACGCCGCAGCCAGCCGCCGCCGACGTGGCCGAGCGGTCGGGCGTCGTCGCCCGCCAGACCGGCCAGCAGGTCGTCGGCGTGGTCGAGAACATGGCCGGGCTTCCCGCCCCCGACGGCAGCGTGCTCGAGCTCTTCGGCGCCGGCGGCGGCGCCGAGGTGGCACGCCGGCTCTCGGAGGGGCAGGACGAGCCCGTGCCGCTGCTGGCGAGCGTGCCGCTCAGCGTCGCACTGCGTCGCGGCGGCGACGACGGCCTGCCGGTCGTCGCGGCCGAGCCCGACGATCCGGCGGCGCGGGCGATCGAGCAGGTCGCGGCCGCGCTCGCGGCACGGCCGCGCTCGCTGCAGGGGCGCCGGCTCGACGTGTCGGTGCGGTGA
- a CDS encoding DUF1003 domain-containing protein, translating to MARADVEDRRFETPKGTRRSVPFRGSSDSDRFGRATEVIARGMGTPWFLLGLTLFVALWMLWNTIAPADWQFDRADYGFIALTLVLSLQASYAAPLILLAQNRQDDRDRVQIEQDRQRAERNLADTEYLAREVVALRLAVKELASKDFIRQELRQVLDELDRRDDEQQEAAEHAR from the coding sequence ATGGCACGCGCTGACGTCGAAGACCGCCGGTTCGAGACCCCGAAGGGCACGCGTCGATCCGTGCCCTTCCGCGGGAGCAGCGACAGCGACCGGTTCGGCCGGGCCACCGAGGTGATCGCCCGCGGCATGGGCACGCCGTGGTTCCTGCTCGGGCTCACCCTGTTCGTCGCCCTGTGGATGCTGTGGAACACCATCGCGCCCGCCGATTGGCAGTTCGACCGCGCCGACTACGGGTTCATCGCGCTGACGCTCGTGCTCTCGCTGCAGGCGTCGTACGCGGCGCCGCTCATCCTGCTGGCGCAGAACCGCCAAGACGACCGCGACCGCGTGCAGATCGAACAGGACCGCCAGCGCGCCGAGCGCAACCTCGCCGACACCGAGTATCTCGCCCGCGAGGTGGTCGCCCTGCGCCTCGCCGTGAAAGAGCTCGCGTCGAAGGACTTCATCCGGCAAGAGCTGCGGCAGGTGCTCGACGAGCTCGACCGCCGCGACGACGAGCAGCAGGAGGCCGCCGAGCATGCCCGCTGA
- a CDS encoding magnesium transporter MgtE N-terminal domain-containing protein, protein MSATRVFVARLAGCAVFDPAGDRVGRVRDVLVVYRKNNPPRVVGLIVEIPGKRRVFLSIGRVTSIGGGQIITTGLINLRRFEQRGGEVRVIAEMLGRKVAFNDGSGEATIEDVAIGEQEQGEWEVEQLFVRRPKGASPFSKGQSAYVTWREVRELNAPGEAQSAEHLIATYSELKPADLANTLLDLPPQRRHEVAEELPDDRLADVLEEMPESDQVDIIAQLDDDRVADVLDQMQPDDAADLIAQLPDDRQEHLLELMEPEEAEDVRMLLSYAPESAGGLMTTEPIILSADATVAEGLAMIRRHDLPPALGAAVCVTLPPYEPPTGRFLGMVHFQRMLRYPPHERLGSLIDQGLEPVRADTSAAEVSRILASYDLVSVPVVDEKHRLVGVVTIDDVLDYLLPEDWRSHPDDQENLARRATARAQLTTGSIPIPGGRRAGDGTR, encoded by the coding sequence GTGAGCGCCACGAGAGTCTTCGTCGCCCGACTCGCCGGGTGCGCCGTCTTCGACCCCGCCGGCGATCGCGTCGGGCGGGTTCGCGACGTGCTCGTCGTGTACCGCAAGAACAACCCGCCCAGGGTCGTCGGCCTCATCGTCGAGATCCCGGGCAAACGCCGCGTGTTCCTCTCGATCGGGCGAGTGACCTCGATCGGCGGCGGCCAGATCATCACGACCGGGCTCATCAACCTGCGCCGCTTCGAACAGCGCGGCGGTGAGGTGCGCGTGATCGCCGAGATGCTCGGCCGCAAGGTCGCGTTCAACGACGGCTCGGGCGAGGCGACCATCGAAGACGTCGCCATCGGCGAGCAGGAACAGGGCGAGTGGGAGGTCGAGCAGCTCTTCGTGCGCCGCCCCAAGGGCGCCTCGCCGTTCTCGAAGGGGCAGTCGGCGTACGTGACGTGGCGCGAGGTGCGCGAGCTGAACGCGCCCGGTGAGGCGCAGTCGGCCGAGCACCTCATCGCGACCTACTCCGAGCTGAAGCCCGCCGACCTGGCGAACACGCTGCTCGACCTGCCGCCGCAGCGGCGGCACGAGGTGGCTGAAGAGCTGCCCGACGACCGGCTCGCCGACGTGCTCGAAGAGATGCCCGAGTCCGACCAGGTCGACATCATCGCCCAGCTCGACGACGACCGGGTCGCCGACGTGCTCGATCAGATGCAGCCCGACGACGCGGCCGACCTCATCGCCCAGCTTCCCGACGACCGTCAAGAGCACCTGCTCGAGCTCATGGAGCCCGAAGAGGCCGAAGACGTGCGCATGCTGCTGAGCTACGCGCCCGAATCGGCCGGCGGGCTCATGACGACTGAGCCGATCATCCTCTCGGCCGACGCGACCGTGGCCGAGGGGCTCGCGATGATCCGCCGGCACGACTTGCCGCCAGCGCTGGGCGCGGCGGTGTGCGTCACGCTGCCTCCGTACGAGCCGCCGACCGGGCGGTTCCTCGGCATGGTGCACTTCCAGCGGATGCTCCGCTATCCGCCGCACGAGCGGCTCGGGTCGCTCATCGACCAGGGGCTCGAACCCGTGCGAGCCGACACGTCGGCGGCCGAGGTGAGCCGCATCCTGGCCAGCTACGACCTGGTCTCGGTGCCGGTCGTCGACGAGAAGCATCGACTCGTCGGGGTGGTGACCATCGACGACGTGCTCGACTACCTGCTTCCCGAAGACTGGCGAAGTCATCCCGACGACCAGGAGAATCTGGCGCGCCGCGCCACCGCGCGGGCGCAGCTGACCACGGGGAGCATCCCCATCCCAGGCGGAAGGAGGGCAGGAGATGGCACGCGCTGA
- a CDS encoding general stress protein, giving the protein MSSPSPFRARAAQQFPSLPKGETVASYETYPEAQAAVDRLAKAEFPVSELSIVGTDLTSVERITGKLTWGRVAGGGALSGAWFGTFLGLLFFIFSPTGAGLGILGSAILIGAGFGMIFGLVSYSINRRRRDFTSTMQVIATRYAIIAEPAHVERARTVLGVDAPIAGPAVSAAPGAPGGSAAGSAGSAGSAGQTAGQTGSDASPAPRTYGEATDAAKRAKAEADAAASRPARPQYGEYAPDPADAAAESGDATAPSEPGGASDGDTAR; this is encoded by the coding sequence ATGAGCAGCCCGTCGCCGTTCCGCGCCCGTGCGGCGCAGCAGTTCCCCTCCCTGCCGAAGGGTGAGACGGTCGCGAGCTACGAGACGTACCCCGAAGCGCAGGCCGCGGTCGACCGGCTCGCCAAGGCCGAGTTCCCGGTCTCCGAGCTCTCGATCGTCGGCACCGACCTCACGAGCGTCGAGCGCATCACGGGCAAGCTCACGTGGGGGCGGGTCGCCGGCGGCGGTGCGCTGTCGGGCGCGTGGTTCGGCACGTTCCTCGGGCTGCTGTTCTTCATCTTCTCTCCGACGGGCGCGGGGCTCGGCATTCTCGGGTCGGCGATCCTCATCGGCGCAGGGTTCGGCATGATCTTCGGGCTCGTCTCGTACTCGATCAACCGCCGCCGCCGCGACTTCACGTCGACCATGCAGGTCATCGCGACGCGCTACGCGATCATCGCCGAGCCCGCGCACGTCGAGCGGGCGCGCACCGTGCTCGGGGTGGACGCGCCGATCGCCGGGCCTGCGGTTTCGGCAGCGCCGGGTGCGCCGGGCGGGTCGGCCGCCGGGTCGGCCGGTTCGGCCGGTTCGGCCGGGCAGACGGCGGGTCAGACCGGGTCGGATGCCTCGCCGGCGCCCCGCACGTACGGTGAGGCGACGGATGCCGCGAAGCGCGCGAAGGCCGAGGCCGACGCCGCGGCATCCCGGCCCGCGAGGCCGCAGTACGGCGAGTACGCGCCCGACCCGGCCGACGCTGCCGCCGAGTCCGGGGATGCGACCGCGCCGTCCGAGCCCGGCGGCGCCTCCGACGGCGACACCGCCCGGTGA
- a CDS encoding GNAT family N-acetyltransferase, producing the protein MADRATSVTVRQAHPDDAMAMAAVIVQSWRETYRGLMRDEVLDAPDLLERRERFWAAALTDPRYSDNRALVAVRDGEIIGVAMSGPPLEPESPWSRQLFLIYMLAAHHGSGAGPALLDSVIDPDDVVGLWVAEANPRAQAFYRRHGFRRTGDPKVDDGVRVICMTRDPRLTIGA; encoded by the coding sequence GTGGCTGACCGCGCGACGTCGGTGACCGTGCGCCAAGCCCACCCCGACGATGCCATGGCGATGGCCGCCGTGATCGTGCAGTCGTGGCGCGAGACGTATCGCGGGCTCATGCGCGACGAGGTGCTCGACGCACCCGACCTGCTCGAGCGCCGCGAGCGGTTCTGGGCGGCGGCGCTCACCGATCCGCGGTACTCGGACAACCGCGCACTCGTGGCAGTTCGCGATGGCGAGATCATCGGCGTCGCGATGTCGGGGCCGCCGCTCGAGCCCGAGTCGCCGTGGTCGCGGCAGCTGTTCCTGATCTACATGCTCGCCGCGCACCACGGATCGGGTGCCGGCCCGGCGCTGCTCGACTCGGTCATCGATCCCGACGACGTGGTCGGTCTCTGGGTCGCCGAGGCGAACCCTCGGGCGCAGGCGTTCTATCGCCGGCACGGCTTCCGGCGAACGGGCGACCCGAAGGTCGACGACGGCGTGCGCGTGATCTGCATGACGCGCGACCCGCGGCTCACTATCGGCGCTTGA
- a CDS encoding aminopeptidase P family protein — protein sequence MSETTDTTTVPAEPTGIESTEESGRNANRSTTPTSEGFKQYIGSGWAERDEALPAAREAAAYAARRRAAVSAAFPGQRLIIPAGDLKQRANDTEYPFRAHSAFAHLTGWGSDSEPGAVLVLEPEGGEGHVATVYFRERAGRDTEEFYANPAIGEFWIGPRPSLAHVAADLGVATRDLSEFGTIVDRVDTSTLVVREADAELTERIDHARIRYAAEQALSTNAQDAPFSIEIGDDHAPDGELLRVLSELRLVKDDYEIGQMRAAIDATARGFGEVLQELPRITSEVRGERVIEGVFATRARLDGNDVGYGSIAAAGPHATILHWTRNDGPVVPGDLVLLDAGVEMDSLYTADITRTFPVNGTFSDVQRLVYEAVREAADAAFAIVRPGIVFREVHATAMQVIARKTAEWRFLPVSAEVSLEPENQFHRRYMVHGTSHHLGLDVHDCAQARRELYMDGVIEAGMVFTIEPGLYFQPDDLTVPEEFRGIGVRIEDDILVTADGAENLSAGIPRTADEVEAWVRGAQG from the coding sequence ATGTCCGAGACCACCGACACCACCACCGTGCCCGCCGAGCCGACCGGCATCGAGTCGACCGAGGAGTCGGGCCGCAACGCGAACCGGTCGACGACGCCGACGAGCGAGGGCTTCAAGCAGTACATCGGCAGCGGCTGGGCCGAGCGCGACGAGGCGCTCCCCGCCGCCCGCGAGGCGGCAGCGTACGCCGCGCGTCGACGCGCCGCCGTGTCGGCCGCCTTCCCGGGTCAGCGTCTGATCATTCCCGCGGGCGACCTGAAGCAGCGTGCGAACGACACCGAGTATCCGTTCCGGGCGCACTCCGCCTTCGCGCACCTCACCGGCTGGGGTTCCGACTCCGAGCCGGGTGCCGTGCTCGTGCTCGAGCCCGAGGGCGGCGAGGGGCACGTGGCGACCGTCTACTTCCGCGAGCGCGCCGGCCGCGACACCGAGGAGTTCTACGCGAACCCCGCGATCGGCGAGTTCTGGATCGGCCCCCGCCCGTCGCTCGCGCACGTCGCGGCCGACCTGGGGGTGGCCACGCGCGATCTGAGCGAGTTCGGCACCATCGTCGACCGCGTCGACACGTCGACCCTCGTGGTGCGCGAGGCCGACGCCGAGCTCACCGAGCGCATCGACCACGCCCGCATCCGCTACGCCGCAGAGCAGGCGCTGTCGACGAACGCCCAGGACGCCCCGTTCTCGATCGAGATCGGCGACGACCACGCACCCGACGGCGAGCTGCTGCGGGTGCTGAGCGAGCTGCGCCTCGTCAAGGACGACTACGAGATCGGCCAGATGCGTGCCGCGATCGACGCGACCGCGCGCGGCTTCGGCGAGGTGCTGCAGGAGCTGCCGCGCATCACGAGCGAGGTGCGCGGCGAACGCGTCATCGAGGGCGTCTTCGCGACCCGGGCCCGCCTCGACGGCAACGACGTCGGCTACGGCTCGATCGCCGCGGCCGGCCCGCACGCGACGATCCTGCACTGGACCCGCAACGACGGGCCCGTGGTGCCCGGAGACCTGGTGCTGCTCGACGCGGGCGTCGAGATGGACAGCCTCTACACGGCCGACATCACCCGCACCTTCCCGGTGAACGGCACGTTCTCCGACGTGCAGCGGCTGGTCTACGAGGCGGTGCGCGAGGCGGCCGATGCGGCGTTCGCGATCGTGCGCCCGGGCATCGTGTTCCGCGAGGTGCACGCCACGGCGATGCAGGTCATCGCGCGCAAGACCGCCGAGTGGAGGTTCCTGCCGGTGTCTGCCGAGGTCTCGCTCGAACCCGAGAACCAGTTCCACCGCCGCTACATGGTGCACGGCACGAGCCACCACCTCGGCCTCGACGTGCACGACTGCGCGCAGGCCCGCCGCGAGCTCTACATGGACGGCGTCATCGAGGCCGGCATGGTGTTCACGATCGAGCCGGGCCTGTACTTCCAGCCTGACGACCTGACCGTGCCCGAGGAGTTCCGCGGCATCGGCGTGCGCATCGAGGACGACATCCTCGTCACCGCCGACGGCGCCGAGAACCTCTCGGCCGGCATCCCGCGCACGGCCGACGAGGTCGAGGCCTGGGTGCGCGGCGCGCAGGGCTGA
- a CDS encoding endonuclease/exonuclease/phosphatase family protein gives MLSRVVGLVVVALAALAAAILVWPQAVGLNDQWVAAHIVALRGSAAAVAVVGAVVLALVALIRPLRRVAVALTVVAALFAVANVGILAVRGFGSGGTTTDASQPASGEASDPEASDPEASDPEASDPEASDEASDEASGPIDHVTVLAWNTLGEVPEASTIAELALREEADVIVLPETTDPLGEEIAVAMRDGGRPMWVHTSAYSEELKAQSTTLLISPELGGYEVTTPDWPGPPDNTNTVPTVVAEPVDGQGPRIVAAHAVAPIRWELRNWRSDLDWLAEQCAGDDVIMAGDFNATLDHFAGRGVDGGDLGRCHDAALQAGAAGLGTWPTNLPQVLGSPIDHVLATPTWRTVRFEVLGEFDDSGSDHRPVVAELVRAH, from the coding sequence ATGCTCTCGCGCGTCGTCGGCCTGGTCGTCGTCGCGCTCGCCGCCCTCGCGGCCGCGATCCTCGTGTGGCCGCAGGCGGTCGGGTTGAACGACCAGTGGGTCGCCGCGCACATCGTCGCCCTGCGCGGCTCGGCAGCCGCCGTCGCGGTGGTCGGCGCCGTGGTGCTCGCGCTCGTCGCGCTCATCCGCCCGCTGCGTCGAGTGGCGGTCGCGCTCACGGTCGTCGCGGCCCTGTTCGCGGTCGCGAACGTCGGGATCCTCGCGGTGCGCGGCTTCGGCTCCGGCGGAACGACGACGGATGCCTCGCAGCCGGCGTCGGGCGAGGCATCCGACCCCGAGGCATCCGACCCCGAGGCATCCGACCCCGAAGCATCCGACCCCGAAGCATCCGACGAGGCATCCGACGAGGCATCCGGCCCGATCGATCACGTGACCGTGCTCGCCTGGAACACCCTCGGCGAGGTGCCCGAGGCATCCACCATCGCCGAGCTCGCGCTGCGCGAGGAGGCCGACGTGATCGTCCTGCCCGAGACCACCGACCCGCTGGGCGAGGAGATCGCGGTCGCGATGCGCGACGGCGGCCGGCCCATGTGGGTGCACACCTCGGCCTACAGCGAGGAGCTGAAGGCGCAGTCGACGACCCTGCTGATCAGCCCCGAGCTCGGCGGGTACGAGGTGACGACGCCCGACTGGCCGGGGCCGCCCGACAACACGAACACGGTTCCCACCGTCGTCGCCGAACCGGTCGACGGCCAGGGGCCCCGTATCGTCGCCGCGCACGCGGTCGCGCCGATCCGCTGGGAGCTGCGCAACTGGCGCAGCGACCTCGACTGGCTCGCCGAGCAGTGCGCGGGCGACGACGTGATCATGGCGGGCGACTTCAACGCGACGCTCGACCACTTCGCCGGTCGCGGCGTCGACGGCGGCGACCTCGGACGCTGCCACGACGCGGCGCTGCAGGCCGGCGCCGCCGGGCTCGGCACGTGGCCGACCAACCTGCCCCAGGTGCTCGGCAGCCCCATCGACCACGTGCTGGCGACGCCCACGTGGCGCACCGTGCGGTTCGAGGTGCTGGGCGAGTTCGACGACTCGGGCAGCGATCACCGACCCGTGGTCGCCGAGCTCGTGCGCGCGCACTGA